Proteins from one Arthrobacter sp. DNA4 genomic window:
- a CDS encoding SRPBCC family protein, which translates to MSTKVEKRILVNVPVSTAYNQWTQFEEFPHFMGGVKSVTQLSDDRLEWVAEIGGVRRQWEAKILEQVPDRRVAWAATEGATNAGAVDFEDVGGGQTSLRLTLEYEPEGLVEKVGDKLNVVDRQAESDLQKFKEFIEDEGYASGAWRGSVNAGSAVGTPGVEHAGASRGDSGKAGVSGKVAAGVGIAAAAGAAAAMAASGNKDKTETRDVTVTETTPVVPAEPVVPAEPLTTGSTTGSADAGVGVPAAGTTAAAGSTGSVADLGDDRIGHAFDQTNGLVDTTGESDETLEGENLSAGERRGDDRGTEGGLPPVGGNLGGH; encoded by the coding sequence ATGAGCACGAAGGTGGAAAAACGCATTCTGGTGAACGTACCGGTGAGCACCGCTTACAACCAGTGGACCCAGTTCGAGGAGTTCCCGCACTTCATGGGCGGCGTCAAGAGCGTCACGCAGCTCAGTGACGACCGACTGGAATGGGTGGCCGAGATCGGCGGCGTCCGCAGGCAATGGGAAGCCAAAATCCTGGAGCAGGTCCCGGACCGGCGCGTTGCCTGGGCCGCCACCGAAGGTGCCACGAACGCCGGCGCCGTGGACTTCGAGGACGTCGGAGGCGGCCAGACCTCCCTCCGGCTGACCCTCGAATATGAACCCGAAGGCCTGGTCGAGAAGGTGGGCGACAAACTGAACGTCGTTGACCGGCAGGCGGAATCGGACCTGCAGAAGTTCAAGGAATTCATCGAGGATGAAGGCTACGCCAGCGGCGCCTGGCGCGGATCGGTGAACGCCGGCTCCGCGGTTGGCACCCCCGGCGTTGAACATGCGGGCGCGTCCCGTGGCGATTCCGGCAAAGCCGGCGTTTCCGGCAAGGTTGCCGCCGGCGTCGGCATTGCAGCGGCTGCCGGCGCAGCAGCGGCGATGGCAGCCAGCGGCAACAAGGACAAGACGGAGACCCGCGATGTGACGGTCACCGAGACCACTCCTGTGGTTCCGGCAGAACCGGTTGTTCCCGCGGAGCCCCTGACCACCGGCTCCACCACAGGCTCGGCGGACGCAGGCGTCGGGGTTCCGGCAGCCGGCACGACGGCGGCGGCGGGCTCCACCGGTTCAGTCGCCGACCTGGGCGATGACAGGATCGGGCACGCCTTCGACCAGACCAACGGCCTGGTGGACACCACCGGGGAGTCCGACGAGACGCTCGAAGGCGAGAACCTCAGCGCCGGCGAACGGCGCGGGGACGACCGCGGCACCGAGGGCGGCCTTCCGCCGGTGGGTGGCAACCTCGGCGGCCACTGA
- a CDS encoding Tat pathway signal sequence domain protein, with amino-acid sequence MADSTLIRWIDGQAPAEISGGSTWGMPFPRGTVPGVEALAVADATGARVPSQAWPLATWPDGSLKWAGVALPATCSPSDTYHVTADTGTAARAGRPSSGIASVVVTESADAITVDTGVLQMVINCGGSTLFSSLSRDGRTVARDARLVSLLQDGIPEGSGTARREAFTGEVTAVALEQNGPVRAVVRLEGRHRQDGPGNGRSWLPFVVRFYFHANARSVRMVHSFIWDGDPERDFLAGLGVRFTVPLEAELHNRHIRIAGADGGFLAEAVRGLTGLRRDPGAEVREAQIAGRATPPEQTWNPEVSGRLHLIPTWGDYMLSQLNADGFEVRKRTAAGRGWVGISGGTRAAGFCSLSDSRGGLGVGIKDFWQSHPGQLDIRGAAGSEAALTAWLYSPEAQPMDLRFYHDGLGQDTFEEQLEGLEITYEDYEPGFGNPTGIARTHELTLFAYEATPPTESLAADAAAASTPALLQATPEYLHSAGVFGDWAPVDRSTPERARLEDRLDFLFDFYAYQVEQRRWYGFWNYGDVMHTYDFDRHVWRYDVGGYAWDNSELSPDLWLWYSYLRSGRADIFRFAEAMTRHTGDVDVYHLGPWKGLGSRHNVQHWGCSAKQLRISTPAYRRFYYYLTADERTGDLLAELVDNDQNFLGLDPVRKVRPDAATYRPNRGALGVGLGTDWGSLAATWLTDWERTGNPRSRDRLLGTMADIGALKYGFLTGEALYDLDKGRFDTGREQISVSHLSAVFGLVEICSELVDLAPDPQFERAWLQYCRLFLATKEEQVEAVGQALEGIHLTQAHSRLTAYAAARLQDRDLAARAWESFAEGGEHLNHGSAFSLRRIAPPFVLQPVDEAPTVSTNDTAQFGLAVIQNLALVGQYLD; translated from the coding sequence ATGGCGGACAGCACCCTCATCAGGTGGATCGACGGACAAGCTCCTGCGGAAATCAGCGGCGGAAGCACGTGGGGCATGCCGTTCCCACGCGGCACAGTGCCTGGGGTGGAGGCCCTGGCAGTTGCGGACGCCACCGGCGCCCGCGTCCCCAGCCAGGCGTGGCCACTGGCCACCTGGCCGGACGGATCCCTGAAGTGGGCCGGCGTCGCGCTCCCGGCGACCTGCTCGCCGTCGGACACCTACCACGTGACGGCCGACACCGGCACAGCCGCCCGGGCCGGCCGGCCGTCGTCGGGCATCGCCTCAGTCGTGGTCACCGAAAGCGCGGACGCCATCACCGTGGATACCGGCGTCCTGCAGATGGTCATCAACTGCGGCGGTTCAACCCTGTTCAGCAGCCTTTCCCGGGACGGCAGGACCGTTGCCCGGGACGCCCGGCTGGTCAGCCTGCTGCAGGATGGCATCCCCGAAGGGTCAGGGACGGCCAGGCGGGAGGCCTTTACCGGCGAGGTCACGGCCGTCGCCCTCGAACAAAACGGCCCGGTCCGGGCGGTGGTGCGGCTGGAAGGCCGGCACCGCCAGGATGGTCCCGGCAACGGGCGCTCCTGGCTGCCCTTTGTGGTGCGCTTCTACTTCCACGCCAACGCCCGCAGCGTGCGGATGGTGCACTCCTTCATCTGGGACGGCGACCCGGAGCGGGACTTCCTGGCCGGACTCGGCGTACGGTTCACCGTGCCACTGGAGGCCGAACTGCACAACCGGCACATCCGCATTGCAGGAGCCGACGGCGGTTTCCTCGCCGAGGCAGTCCGCGGCCTGACCGGGCTCCGCCGGGACCCGGGCGCGGAGGTGCGGGAGGCGCAGATCGCCGGACGCGCCACTCCCCCGGAACAGACCTGGAACCCGGAGGTCTCCGGCCGGCTGCACCTGATCCCCACATGGGGCGACTACATGCTCAGCCAGCTCAACGCGGACGGTTTCGAAGTGCGCAAGCGCACGGCTGCCGGTCGCGGCTGGGTGGGCATCTCCGGCGGAACCCGTGCCGCCGGTTTCTGTTCCCTGAGCGACAGCCGTGGCGGCCTGGGAGTCGGCATCAAGGACTTCTGGCAATCCCATCCGGGGCAGCTGGACATCCGCGGCGCGGCGGGCAGCGAAGCCGCCCTGACGGCCTGGCTGTACTCCCCCGAAGCGCAGCCCATGGATCTGCGGTTCTACCACGACGGCCTGGGCCAGGACACGTTCGAGGAACAGCTCGAAGGCTTGGAAATCACGTACGAGGACTACGAACCGGGGTTCGGCAACCCCACGGGCATTGCCCGCACCCACGAACTGACCCTGTTCGCCTACGAGGCCACCCCGCCAACCGAAAGCCTGGCCGCCGACGCCGCCGCTGCCTCCACGCCCGCCCTGCTCCAGGCCACTCCGGAGTACCTGCATTCCGCGGGCGTGTTCGGCGACTGGGCCCCGGTGGACCGGAGCACGCCGGAACGGGCACGGCTGGAAGACCGGCTGGACTTCCTCTTCGATTTCTATGCTTACCAGGTGGAGCAGCGGCGCTGGTACGGCTTCTGGAACTACGGCGACGTCATGCACACGTACGATTTCGACCGGCATGTGTGGCGCTATGACGTTGGCGGCTACGCGTGGGACAACTCGGAGCTCTCCCCGGACCTCTGGCTCTGGTACTCCTACCTGCGCTCCGGCAGGGCGGACATCTTCCGGTTCGCCGAGGCCATGACCCGGCATACCGGCGACGTGGACGTCTACCACCTGGGGCCATGGAAGGGCCTGGGATCGCGGCACAACGTCCAGCACTGGGGCTGCAGCGCCAAACAGCTGCGGATCAGCACCCCCGCCTACCGCCGCTTCTACTACTACCTGACGGCGGACGAGCGCACCGGCGACCTCCTGGCCGAACTGGTGGACAACGACCAAAACTTCCTGGGCCTGGACCCCGTCCGCAAAGTCCGCCCGGACGCCGCCACCTACCGGCCCAACCGGGGCGCCCTGGGCGTGGGTCTCGGGACAGACTGGGGCTCGCTCGCGGCAACCTGGCTCACCGACTGGGAAAGGACGGGCAACCCGCGCTCCCGCGACCGGCTGCTGGGCACCATGGCTGACATCGGCGCGCTCAAGTACGGCTTCCTCACCGGCGAGGCGCTGTATGACCTGGACAAGGGACGGTTCGACACCGGCCGGGAGCAGATCTCTGTGTCGCACCTCAGCGCGGTGTTCGGGCTGGTGGAGATCTGCAGTGAGCTGGTGGACCTGGCACCGGACCCGCAGTTCGAGCGGGCCTGGCTGCAGTACTGCCGGCTGTTCCTGGCCACGAAGGAGGAACAGGTGGAGGCGGTAGGACAGGCGCTGGAGGGCATCCACCTGACCCAGGCGCACAGCCGCCTGACGGCCTACGCGGCGGCAAGGTTGCAGGATCGTGACCTGGCAGCCCGGGCCTGGGAGAGTTTTGCCGAGGGCGGGGAACACCTGAACCATGGATCAGCGTTCTCGCTGCGGCGGATCGCGCCCCCGTTCGTGCTGCAGCCGGTGGATGAGGCGCCCACCGTCTCCACCAATGACACCGCGCAGTTTGGGCTTGCCGTCATCCAGAACCTTGCGTTGGTGGGCCAGTACCTGGACTGA
- the hisC gene encoding histidinol-phosphate transaminase, with protein sequence MLSMTSTLPEAAAPEVRAAVAQLPAYVVSKSAQSALTAALASNESHFTPLPSVVGAIAAEAGRIHRYPSMGAVEAREAIAAHFGVSADEVAAGPGSSGVLQQIISAVCSHGDEVVYAWRSFEAYPILVAVAVAVSVPVPLLADEHHDLTAMAAAITERTRLVILCSPNNPTGVSISAEALEEFLQSVPPRVLVVLDEAYVEFQRGPGVDSLHFYRRYPNLCILRTFSKAYGLAGLRIGYAIARPEIAEGLRRTAVPFGVNRMAQAAAVASLAAGDEILERTEAVAKERTRVIGALRGLGWDVPDSQANFYWVRASDDLRVQLLDALAQADILARGYAVDGVRITLADAATNDRVLAVLADRGRFAAQ encoded by the coding sequence ATGCTGTCCATGACCAGCACGCTTCCAGAAGCCGCCGCCCCAGAGGTCCGCGCCGCCGTCGCCCAGCTTCCCGCCTACGTGGTAAGCAAGAGCGCCCAGTCTGCCCTGACCGCGGCTCTTGCCTCGAACGAAAGCCACTTCACTCCCCTGCCGTCCGTCGTCGGCGCGATTGCCGCCGAGGCCGGCAGGATCCACCGGTACCCGAGCATGGGGGCGGTGGAAGCACGGGAGGCCATTGCCGCGCACTTCGGTGTCAGCGCTGATGAGGTTGCCGCCGGACCGGGAAGCTCCGGTGTGCTGCAGCAGATTATCTCCGCCGTCTGCTCGCACGGCGACGAGGTGGTGTACGCCTGGCGGTCCTTCGAGGCCTATCCCATCCTGGTGGCGGTGGCCGTCGCCGTTTCGGTCCCCGTGCCGCTGCTGGCAGATGAGCACCACGATCTCACGGCCATGGCTGCGGCCATTACGGAGCGCACCCGGCTGGTGATCCTGTGCTCGCCGAACAACCCCACCGGGGTGTCCATCAGCGCGGAGGCGCTGGAGGAGTTCCTCCAGTCCGTCCCCCCGCGGGTACTGGTAGTGCTGGACGAGGCGTATGTTGAGTTCCAGCGCGGCCCGGGCGTCGACTCCCTGCATTTCTACCGCCGCTACCCCAACCTCTGCATCCTGCGGACCTTCTCCAAGGCGTACGGGCTGGCTGGGCTGAGGATCGGCTACGCCATTGCCCGGCCGGAGATCGCCGAAGGCCTTCGGCGCACGGCCGTTCCTTTTGGCGTCAACAGGATGGCGCAGGCCGCCGCGGTCGCTTCGCTTGCTGCAGGGGACGAGATCCTTGAGCGCACCGAGGCGGTGGCGAAGGAACGGACCCGCGTGATCGGAGCACTTCGGGGCCTGGGCTGGGACGTCCCGGACAGCCAGGCGAACTTCTACTGGGTGCGGGCTTCGGACGACCTGCGCGTGCAACTCCTTGACGCGCTGGCCCAGGCCGACATCCTGGCACGCGGCTACGCGGTTGACGGCGTGCGCATCACCCTGGCCGATGCCGCCACCAATGACCGTGTGCTGGCTGTCCTGGCAGACCGCGGGCGGTTTGCAGCGCAGTGA
- a CDS encoding YitT family protein, whose protein sequence is MEEPTAGRPAPPSAVRHSVVEDVLGILTGTFAASLGLFLLKSSGAVTGGTAGLALLLSYSVALPFGVIFFTVNLPFFALAVWKKGWNFTLRTGAAIALVSVMASLHPAALGSLNLDPVYGVVGGNLLAGVGLLILFRHQSSLGGFNILALLLQEKLNWRAGYVQMVLDVAIVLASLVLVPPLLVVLSAAGATLLNLILALNHRPGRYLGK, encoded by the coding sequence CTGGAAGAGCCGACGGCGGGACGTCCTGCGCCGCCGTCGGCCGTCCGCCATTCCGTGGTTGAGGACGTCCTGGGCATCCTGACCGGCACCTTTGCGGCGTCACTGGGCCTGTTCCTCCTCAAGTCCAGCGGCGCCGTCACCGGCGGCACCGCAGGCCTGGCGCTGTTGCTCAGCTACTCCGTTGCACTGCCGTTTGGTGTCATCTTCTTCACCGTGAACCTGCCGTTCTTCGCGCTGGCGGTCTGGAAGAAGGGGTGGAATTTCACCCTCCGCACCGGGGCGGCCATCGCCCTCGTTTCCGTGATGGCAAGCCTGCACCCTGCCGCGCTGGGGTCACTGAACCTCGACCCGGTGTACGGCGTGGTAGGCGGAAACCTGCTGGCCGGCGTCGGCCTCCTGATCCTGTTCCGGCACCAGTCCAGCCTGGGCGGCTTCAATATCCTTGCCCTGCTGCTGCAGGAGAAGCTGAACTGGCGCGCCGGATATGTGCAGATGGTGCTGGACGTTGCCATCGTGCTGGCATCGCTGGTCCTGGTGCCGCCGCTGCTGGTGGTGCTGTCCGCTGCCGGCGCCACGCTGCTGAACCTCATCCTTGCCCTGAACCACCGCCCGGGCCGCTACCTGGGTAAGTAG
- a CDS encoding polysaccharide deacetylase family protein, translating into MKSKIAVMALAALSLILALVAGAPASAHAADKPLIGLTFDDGPSAERTAFVLDVLKEKNVKATFFIQGSHAQQYPDLVRRIKAEGHVIGNHSWDHANFPDLTQANQKQEVDRTNATLKAITGTTPVLMRFPFGNSTPYALKYIRSIGMSGGIQWHWAVGEPGDYECPGAAGVEKYVLDEVTPGAIILLHDGNDVLSCPASQWDYLSKTIDAIRAKGYDFGVVAPSTKPSALNEGSYGVVVAP; encoded by the coding sequence ATGAAAAGCAAGATTGCGGTCATGGCCCTGGCTGCCCTGAGCTTGATTCTGGCCTTAGTCGCCGGAGCCCCTGCATCAGCCCATGCCGCCGACAAGCCACTGATCGGCCTGACCTTTGACGACGGGCCATCCGCCGAGCGCACCGCTTTTGTCCTCGACGTCCTCAAGGAAAAGAACGTCAAGGCAACGTTCTTCATCCAGGGCTCCCACGCCCAGCAGTACCCGGACCTTGTCCGCCGGATCAAAGCCGAGGGGCACGTTATCGGCAACCACTCCTGGGACCACGCCAACTTCCCCGACCTCACCCAGGCGAACCAGAAGCAGGAAGTTGACCGCACCAACGCCACCCTCAAGGCCATCACCGGCACCACACCCGTGCTGATGCGCTTCCCGTTCGGCAACAGCACCCCCTACGCGCTCAAATACATCAGGAGCATCGGCATGAGCGGCGGCATCCAGTGGCACTGGGCGGTCGGCGAGCCCGGCGACTACGAGTGCCCCGGTGCAGCTGGAGTCGAGAAGTACGTGCTGGATGAGGTCACCCCGGGTGCAATCATCCTGCTCCACGACGGCAACGACGTCCTGTCCTGCCCCGCCTCCCAATGGGACTACCTGTCCAAGACCATCGACGCCATCCGGGCCAAGGGCTACGACTTCGGCGTGGTGGCTCCTTCCACCAAACCAAGCGCACTCAACGAGGGCTCCTACGGCGTCGTGGTGGCGCCCTGA
- a CDS encoding Lrp/AsnC family transcriptional regulator translates to MLTMHLIDALDAEILLTLDRDPQATVLSLSRTLGVARNTVHARLRRLANDGSLAPFSQRVRTGALGLPLIAFISISISQSSSDIAVAALQTIPEIIEMHATTGDADLLAKVAARDPADLHRITNAMLAIDGVVRTSTAMSLVEVMPTRTVPLLQAAAHK, encoded by the coding sequence ATGCTCACTATGCATCTTATTGACGCCCTTGACGCAGAGATCCTCCTCACACTTGACCGTGACCCGCAGGCTACTGTCCTGTCCCTCTCCCGGACGCTGGGCGTGGCCCGCAATACGGTGCATGCCCGGCTCCGCCGCCTCGCCAATGACGGCAGTCTGGCACCCTTCAGCCAGCGGGTGCGGACCGGGGCGCTTGGCCTGCCGCTGATCGCCTTCATCTCGATTTCCATCAGCCAGTCCTCCAGCGACATTGCCGTGGCAGCGCTGCAGACCATCCCGGAGATCATTGAAATGCATGCCACGACCGGCGATGCCGACCTGCTGGCCAAGGTGGCCGCGAGGGACCCGGCCGACCTGCACCGGATTACCAACGCGATGCTGGCGATTGACGGCGTCGTCCGCACCAGCACCGCCATGTCCCTGGTGGAAGTGATGCCCACCCGCACAGTGCCCCTGCTGCAGGCGGCCGCACACAAATAG